CACTGTATATCAATAAACTTTTAAACGAGTCAAATTGCCTCAGTCCGTAAGTTTAATGTTAACAATACAACACTTTCGGTCTTACATATACGCAACAGTGCACTAGTAAAATATGCTCAATTATTGTCTCACAAGTTGCACGTGCACGACACCGCAGTACGCAATGTTCTGATAGAAACCGTTCGATACTATTGCGAGACTATAGCGAGGTAAATTTTACGCGTGCATTGTGGAGAGTTACCGATGTTATTGTACCGTGTTTACGTTTGATGCGACAGTAACTCGCATACCCACCTGCAATTCAAATCCGAAAAAGATTCGCCAACTTACATTTGCCAAATGAATGTCCGTAACCTTACTTGCACGATGTCGCTACCACTTTTGCGTCTCTACACAGCACACGGCGCTATCGAAGTAGTTTCGCTTTCATCTCGTcgttattatagaaaatcgtATGAAAACAACTCGACGATCCTCGGCTGCATTACAGAAAATAACAAACATTAAGCGTACTTCAAACTTTGACTACCGATTTATTCATGGGCAATCCGTTCGATGAACACCGCAATTTCCATTTCGCTGCAATCTTTACAGTGCATTCAATCTATTAAAGATTGCACAGGAGCGTCCTCGGATAATCTTCGCGGAGCGACACGAGCAAGCGCAAACGTGCATTTCCGGTGTACGATCTTGCCCGTTGCACCCAGTCGTCGGATAAACTTTTAGAAGACCGGACAAAAAGATGAATAAAGCTGAAAACCGTAAGAGCTATCAGAACGAACACCACAAATTGGATTACGTGTTCACTACCTGGATCTCCAGGTTACTGTTGACGCCGCCTGGCATCTGGCCTCTGCACAGTGGCAACTCGATCCTGGGTGACGTCGCATCGGTGGTCCAGGTCGGAGTGCTTTTTGTTATGATGTGTTACTTGTTAATACCCCACGTGATCTATACTTTCCACGACTCGGAAGACCTGGCCCGGTACATGAAAGTGATTGCCGCGCAGGTGTTCAGTCTCCTGGGGATCATCAAGTTCTGCGTGATGATCTGCAAGAAGAAAAAGTTCAAAGTATGCCTCACGGAGATGAAACTACAGTACACGAACGTTGAGTCCGAAGAGGATCGACTGGTCATGAAGAGCTCTGCCAAAGTCGCCAGATTCTTCACTACCATTTACGTGTGTCTCGGTTTCGGCGGCTCTTTCCCCTATGACATAATCATGCCGTTCTTGTCGGAAAAGGTCGTCAAGGCGGATAATACAACGCAGATTCCGTTA
This genomic window from Augochlora pura isolate Apur16 unplaced genomic scaffold, APUR_v2.2.1 APUR_unplaced_4009, whole genome shotgun sequence contains:
- the LOC144477809 gene encoding uncharacterized protein LOC144477809, which translates into the protein MNKAENRKSYQNEHHKLDYVFTTWISRLLLTPPGIWPLHSGNSILGDVASVVQVFSLLGIIKFCVMICKKKKFKVCLTEMKLQYTNVESEEDRLVMKSSAKVARFFTTIYVCLGFGGSFPYDIIMPFLSEKVVKADNTTQIPLPYPSNYVFFVIEDPPLYEITFAVQIVVSTMILFINCGTNSLIASMTLHSCGLFKVVNRQLTSLFDRDRDEMKDCLRDIVRHHLKAIQ